One window of the Fusobacterium animalis 7_1 genome contains the following:
- a CDS encoding WGR domain-containing protein: MIQTLHFKNEKSDKFWLVETLDSEMMVNYGKIGTTGKYEIKGFDSSEECEKEAFKLINSKKKKGYEEFPEFDRNNRYYFDDEDCGLNPLTSHPVFRKYFLDNFYYDCGDEEAPFGSDEGNDALYELQEVIQKKKKINFFDFPRIIIEKIWEMDYLTPDLEKTDEELKSQAKLNFNGLLGEQIILQSDQVILAVTFGQAKITGKIDKNLLELALKSLNRIDKLNRLIWNLDKKEPTYYIETMRKDLIKYKEDFQK; encoded by the coding sequence ATGATACAAACACTTCATTTTAAAAATGAAAAATCTGATAAATTTTGGCTTGTAGAAACACTTGATTCTGAAATGATGGTTAATTATGGAAAGATTGGGACAACTGGCAAATATGAAATAAAAGGATTTGATTCTAGTGAAGAGTGTGAAAAAGAAGCCTTTAAACTAATAAATTCAAAAAAGAAAAAAGGTTATGAGGAGTTTCCAGAATTTGATAGAAATAATCGTTATTATTTTGATGATGAAGATTGTGGTTTAAATCCTCTAACAAGTCATCCAGTTTTTAGAAAATATTTTTTAGATAATTTTTATTATGATTGTGGAGATGAAGAAGCTCCTTTTGGTAGTGATGAAGGAAATGATGCTTTGTACGAACTACAAGAAGTTATACAAAAGAAAAAGAAAATAAATTTTTTTGATTTTCCAAGGATAATAATAGAAAAAATTTGGGAAATGGATTATTTAACTCCTGATTTAGAAAAGACAGATGAAGAGTTAAAATCACAAGCAAAATTAAATTTTAACGGTTTACTAGGGGAACAAATAATTTTACAAAGTGATCAAGTAATCTTAGCTGTTACTTTTGGTCAAGCAAAAATTACAGGAAAGATAGATAAAAATTTATTGGAATTAGCTTTAAAATCCTTAAATAGAATTGATAAATTAAATAGACTTATTTGGAATTTGGATAAAAAAGAGCCAACTTATTATATTGAAACTATGAGAAAAGACTTAATAAAATATAAAGAGGATTTTCAAAAGTAA
- the brnQ gene encoding branched-chain amino acid transport system II carrier protein gives MYKTKDVLLTGFALFAMLFGAGNLIFPPMLGYETNSSWISTMLAFTITGVGFPFLGILSVSIAGNGIKDFANRVSPTFSKIFAIISILAIGPMLAIPRTGATAYEITFLYNGMESSIYKYIYLICYFGIVILFSLRANKVIERVGKILTPILLILLFLIIIKGIFFANLSVKPDIYPHAFKRGFLEGYQTMDTIASIAYAGIILKAIKSGRNLTQKQEFSFLIKAGLVAILSLALIYGGFALVGAKMHSVLVTKDKIELLVKTTSYLLGGYGNLILAICVAGACLTTAIGLVATVGEFFSSITSFKYENIVIFTVIISFLLSILGVESIIRISVPILIFIYPVMISLIILNLFGKYIKNDYVYKGVVLFTGIIGLIESLESLGIKNYYTNSILEILPFSDYGLTWLFPGLIGYILFSLMFRKVQRIENKL, from the coding sequence ATGTATAAAACAAAAGACGTCTTACTAACAGGTTTTGCACTTTTTGCAATGTTATTTGGAGCAGGAAATTTAATATTTCCTCCAATGTTAGGCTATGAAACTAATTCAAGTTGGATATCAACAATGTTGGCATTTACAATAACAGGAGTAGGATTTCCTTTTTTAGGAATTTTATCTGTTTCTATTGCAGGAAATGGAATAAAAGATTTTGCTAATAGGGTTTCTCCAACTTTTTCAAAAATATTTGCTATTATTTCAATTCTTGCAATAGGTCCTATGCTTGCAATTCCAAGAACAGGAGCAACTGCTTATGAAATAACTTTTTTATATAATGGAATGGAAAGTTCTATTTATAAATATATTTATTTAATTTGTTATTTTGGAATAGTGATTTTATTTTCATTGAGAGCTAATAAAGTAATTGAAAGAGTGGGTAAAATTTTAACACCAATATTATTAATACTTTTATTTTTAATAATTATAAAAGGAATATTTTTTGCTAATTTATCTGTAAAACCAGATATTTATCCTCATGCCTTTAAAAGAGGTTTCTTAGAGGGTTATCAAACAATGGATACAATAGCTTCTATTGCTTATGCTGGAATTATTTTGAAAGCCATAAAAAGTGGTAGAAATCTAACTCAAAAACAAGAATTTTCTTTTTTAATAAAAGCTGGTCTTGTTGCTATATTATCATTAGCTTTAATATATGGAGGCTTTGCACTTGTTGGAGCTAAAATGCACTCTGTTTTAGTTACAAAAGACAAAATAGAATTGTTAGTAAAAACAACTTCCTATCTTTTAGGAGGCTATGGAAATTTAATATTAGCAATTTGTGTTGCAGGAGCTTGTCTTACAACTGCAATAGGTTTAGTTGCTACTGTGGGAGAATTTTTTAGTTCCATAACTTCTTTTAAATATGAAAATATAGTAATTTTTACTGTGATTATTAGCTTTTTATTATCAATTTTAGGAGTTGAAAGTATAATTAGAATTTCTGTTCCTATTTTAATTTTTATTTATCCTGTTATGATTTCTTTAATAATTTTGAATTTATTTGGAAAATATATAAAGAATGATTATGTATATAAAGGTGTAGTTTTATTCACTGGAATTATAGGACTAATAGAGAGCTTAGAATCATTGGGAATTAAAAATTATTATACAAATTCAATCTTAGAAATATTACCATTTTCAGATTATGGTCTAACTTGGTTATTTCCTGGATTAATTGGATATATACTTTTTTCACTTATGTTTAGAAAAGTCCAAAGAATTGAAAATAAATTATAA
- a CDS encoding M20 metallopeptidase family protein, producing the protein MNVLEETKKIEQEIIKWRRDLHKIPELNLYLPKTTKYVEEKLKEMGIECKTLVNGNAIVGLIKGNSDGKTIGLRADMDALPIEEETGLEFSSTHKGCMHACGHDGHTAMLLGAAKILSENRDKFKGNVKLLFQPGEEYPGGALPMIEEGAMENPKVDAVIGLHEGVIDERVGKGKVAYRDGCMMASMDRFLIRVIGKGCHGAYPQMGVDPIIMASEIILSLQKIASREINTNEPIIVSVCKINGGFSQNIIPDIVELEGTVRATNNETRKFIANRIEEIVKGITSANRGTYEIEYDFKYPAVINDKEFNKFFLESAKKIVGEENIFELPTPVMGGEDMAYFLEKASGTFFFLSNPKVYPDGKIYSHHNPKFDVDENYFHIGTALFVQTVLDYLK; encoded by the coding sequence ATGAATGTATTAGAGGAAACAAAAAAAATTGAACAAGAAATTATTAAATGGAGAAGAGATTTACACAAGATACCTGAATTAAACCTTTATCTTCCTAAAACCACGAAATATGTTGAAGAAAAATTAAAAGAAATGGGAATTGAGTGTAAGACATTGGTAAATGGTAATGCAATAGTGGGACTTATTAAAGGAAATTCAGATGGTAAGACAATAGGACTTCGTGCTGATATGGATGCACTCCCAATTGAAGAAGAAACTGGACTTGAATTCTCCTCAACTCATAAAGGTTGCATGCATGCCTGTGGACATGATGGGCATACTGCAATGTTATTAGGTGCTGCTAAAATTTTAAGTGAAAATAGAGATAAATTTAAAGGAAATGTAAAACTTCTATTTCAACCAGGTGAAGAATATCCAGGAGGAGCTTTACCTATGATAGAAGAAGGAGCTATGGAAAATCCAAAAGTAGATGCTGTTATAGGGCTACATGAAGGAGTTATAGATGAAAGAGTTGGAAAAGGAAAAGTAGCTTATAGAGATGGTTGTATGATGGCATCAATGGATAGATTTCTAATAAGAGTTATTGGAAAGGGCTGTCATGGTGCTTACCCTCAAATGGGAGTAGATCCTATTATTATGGCTAGTGAAATTATCCTTTCATTGCAAAAAATAGCAAGTCGTGAAATAAATACAAATGAACCTATAATAGTTTCAGTTTGTAAAATAAATGGAGGTTTTTCACAAAATATAATTCCAGATATAGTTGAGTTAGAAGGAACTGTAAGAGCAACTAATAATGAAACAAGAAAATTTATAGCAAACAGAATAGAAGAAATTGTAAAAGGTATTACTTCTGCAAATAGAGGGACTTATGAAATAGAATATGATTTTAAATACCCAGCTGTCATAAATGATAAAGAATTTAATAAATTTTTCTTAGAATCTGCTAAAAAAATAGTTGGAGAAGAAAATATTTTTGAATTACCTACACCTGTTATGGGTGGGGAAGATATGGCATATTTTTTAGAAAAAGCATCTGGAACATTTTTCTTTTTAAGTAATCCAAAAGTTTATCCAGATGGAAAAATTTATTCACATCATAATCCTAAATTTGATGTTGACGAAAACTATTTTCACATAGGAACAGCTTTATTTGTTCAAACTGTACTAGACTATTTAAAATAA
- a CDS encoding alpha/beta fold hydrolase has protein sequence MQFSYQEKGTGETIVLIHSYLWDSEMWRKQIDLLSKKYHCLAIDLPSHGKENFDLKKGYSLNDLAKDIADFIDEKGIKEFHYIGLSVGGMLAPYLYELKKDNMKSIIMMDSYSGEEGIEKHNLYFKLLDMIEEYQTIPQPMAVQIANMFFAKNNCNVENRNYFNFLNRLQNFDKTNIKNIVTLGRAIFGRDNKLNVIPKISCPLYFIVGNEDEPRPPKESLEMSELNKNSKYIVVENAGHISNLDNAKFVNKIFSEIFKL, from the coding sequence ATGCAATTTTCATATCAAGAAAAAGGAACAGGAGAAACAATTGTTTTAATACATTCATATCTTTGGGATAGTGAAATGTGGAGAAAACAGATAGACTTATTAAGTAAAAAATATCATTGTCTTGCTATTGATTTACCAAGTCATGGAAAAGAAAATTTTGATTTAAAAAAAGGATATTCTTTAAATGATTTAGCAAAAGATATTGCTGATTTTATTGATGAAAAAGGCATTAAAGAATTTCATTATATTGGACTTTCTGTTGGAGGAATGTTAGCACCATATTTATATGAATTAAAAAAAGATAATATGAAATCAATAATTATGATGGATAGCTATTCAGGAGAGGAAGGAATAGAAAAACATAATTTATATTTTAAATTATTGGATATGATAGAAGAGTATCAAACTATACCTCAACCTATGGCAGTTCAAATAGCAAATATGTTTTTTGCTAAAAATAACTGTAATGTTGAAAATAGAAATTATTTTAATTTTTTAAATAGATTACAAAATTTTGACAAAACTAATATAAAGAATATAGTAACTTTGGGTAGAGCTATATTTGGAAGAGATAATAAACTTAATGTTATACCAAAGATTAGTTGTCCTCTATATTTTATAGTTGGAAATGAAGATGAACCAAGACCACCAAAAGAAAGTTTAGAAATGAGTGAATTAAATAAAAATTCAAAATATATTGTTGTAGAAAATGCAGGACACATTTCTAATTTAGATAATGCTAAATTTGTAAATAAAATATTTTCAGAAATTTTCAAATTATAG
- a CDS encoding DUF3100 domain-containing protein: MKNIKLHFIALCLVVISEYIGIVKFNLGKGVIALFPMLYAMIFGVFTKFLKIVNEKDMEDAGSLVSVTLLLLMAKYGTTIGPSFPKIISASPALILQEFGNIGTVLLGVPVALFLGLKRETIGATHSIAREPNIAIIADKYGLDSPEGQGVLGVYIVGTVFGTVFIGLLASFLAAYTPLHPYSLAMASGVGSASMMTASIGALSTLYPDMADTIAAFGASSNLLSGLDGVYMSIWIALPLTEYLYKKFNKEGK, translated from the coding sequence ATGAAAAATATAAAACTACATTTTATTGCACTGTGTTTGGTTGTAATTTCAGAATATATAGGTATAGTAAAATTTAATCTTGGAAAAGGAGTTATAGCCTTATTTCCAATGCTATATGCAATGATTTTTGGAGTATTTACTAAGTTTTTAAAAATAGTAAATGAAAAAGATATGGAAGATGCAGGGTCACTTGTAAGTGTAACTTTACTTTTATTAATGGCAAAATATGGTACAACAATAGGACCTTCTTTTCCAAAAATAATTTCTGCTAGTCCAGCTTTGATATTACAAGAATTTGGAAATATAGGAACTGTACTTTTAGGAGTACCTGTTGCATTGTTTTTAGGATTAAAAAGAGAAACAATAGGTGCTACTCACTCAATAGCGAGAGAGCCAAATATTGCTATAATAGCTGATAAATATGGACTTGATTCACCAGAAGGACAAGGAGTTTTAGGAGTATATATAGTAGGAACTGTTTTTGGAACTGTATTTATAGGACTACTTGCTTCATTTTTAGCAGCATATACTCCTTTACATCCTTACTCACTTGCTATGGCATCAGGAGTGGGTTCTGCTAGTATGATGACAGCTTCTATTGGTGCTTTATCAACTTTGTATCCAGATATGGCAGATACTATTGCTGCCTTCGGTGCTTCTAGTAATCTTTTATCAGGACTTGATGGAGTGTATATGTCTATTTGGATAGCATTGCCTTTAACAGAATATCTATATAAAAAATTCAATAAGGAGGGAAAATAA